Proteins encoded in a region of the Methanobrevibacter millerae genome:
- a CDS encoding glycosyltransferase, giving the protein MKALVVITGRGLGGDAVIAYNVITALEARGVQCELALDESAPGILFKKKGYTWHNISIPQAGGHAATKLSSVKAALKMITATFKARKLINKLNVDFVVGIIGGGAIVASVGSKLSKKPCVTLCCTPLDMKVCPKLNHCIILPEYDLFRQDTLPENLSKTYYPLNDDVNSGNREIAFEKLKEFPLFDERKKTILFSSGSSLFKGMIEAANNFAEFSDEYNVLLVGYPMHDEYLELINEEKVIYLGYIDWLNHIFNFADLAVLTDDGVMIEEVLACRLPIVTVTKIKWGRYHNMAGLFEGAILETDIEDANETILKAFENYDSLKEHTNDYADELLATKSKLAGKIIDICGNES; this is encoded by the coding sequence GTGAAGGCGTTAGTCGTAATTACCGGAAGGGGGCTTGGGGGCGATGCCGTTATAGCATACAATGTCATCACAGCCCTTGAAGCGAGAGGAGTCCAGTGCGAACTTGCCCTTGACGAATCCGCACCGGGAATACTTTTCAAAAAGAAAGGCTACACATGGCACAATATTTCAATACCTCAGGCAGGAGGACATGCCGCAACCAAGCTGTCATCAGTTAAGGCAGCATTAAAAATGATAACCGCCACCTTTAAAGCAAGAAAACTAATCAATAAATTAAACGTTGACTTTGTTGTGGGAATAATCGGCGGAGGAGCAATTGTAGCAAGCGTAGGTTCCAAATTATCCAAAAAGCCCTGCGTAACATTGTGCTGCACGCCGTTGGACATGAAAGTATGTCCTAAACTTAACCATTGTATTATTTTGCCGGAATATGATTTGTTCAGGCAAGATACATTGCCCGAAAACCTGTCCAAGACATATTATCCTTTAAATGATGACGTTAATTCAGGCAATAGGGAAATCGCCTTTGAAAAGCTTAAGGAATTTCCACTCTTTGATGAAAGAAAAAAAACAATACTTTTTTCTTCAGGATCATCCCTTTTTAAGGGCATGATTGAGGCCGCAAACAATTTCGCCGAATTCAGCGACGAATACAACGTTCTTCTTGTCGGCTATCCGATGCATGACGAGTATCTTGAACTGATCAATGAAGAAAAAGTTATCTATCTGGGATATATAGATTGGCTTAACCATATTTTCAATTTTGCCGATTTGGCGGTTTTAACAGATGATGGGGTAATGATTGAAGAGGTTTTAGCCTGCAGACTCCCGATTGTCACCGTAACAAAAATAAAATGGGGAAGATACCATAACATGGCAGGACTTTTCGAAGGTGCAATACTGGAAACTGACATTGAAGATGCCAATGAAACCATCTTAAAGGCCTTTGAAAACTACGATTCCCTTAAGGAACACACCAATGACTATGCTGACGAGCTGTTAGCCACCAAATCAAAACTTGCCGGAAAAATAATTGACATTTGTGGAAATGAATCATAA
- a CDS encoding FAD-dependent oxidoreductase, producing MANIIIGSGPAGRLGSYELGKLGKEVILIEKAHIAGTCLNEGCMVICALSDISKFIDSNKRFNEYGFIKSQVDVSYDKIAAKIVETQEMLRKLNQMENESVGNTVIYGEASINENEVNVNNESYEYDNLLIATGARPHIPEIKGNEYGLTNKDILKLDDIPEKLNIIGGGVIASEIANIFSTLGSEVNVIVRSQFLKEIDEDAKSYILKKILKDVNVIENTDIVECGKNSVVLDNGESLEGVPFFATGRVPNSEIAEGFVELNPDKTIKVNEFMQTSRDNIYAAGDVTGGWQLTPVARMEGICAARNMAGYLNKISYESVPQTISLNTEVSFVENKKIGDVESETIAFPGIGGPNAFWKILTGETGYTKIEFDSENNKIKKINSISPSSTSDIAYLSYLMRMDYPLDDYSNFIEVHPSTDTNYKIIKTLWL from the coding sequence ATGGCGAATATTATAATAGGATCCGGTCCAGCAGGAAGATTAGGCTCATACGAGCTTGGAAAATTAGGAAAAGAAGTTATTTTGATTGAAAAAGCCCATATTGCAGGTACATGCTTAAATGAAGGCTGCATGGTTATCTGTGCATTAAGCGACATATCAAAATTTATAGATTCAAACAAAAGATTCAATGAATACGGCTTTATCAAAAGCCAGGTTGATGTCAGTTACGACAAGATAGCTGCTAAAATTGTTGAAACACAGGAAATGCTTAGAAAACTAAACCAGATGGAAAACGAAAGCGTTGGAAATACCGTAATATACGGAGAGGCAAGCATCAATGAAAATGAAGTTAATGTTAATAATGAAAGCTACGAATACGACAATCTATTGATAGCTACCGGCGCAAGACCACATATTCCAGAGATTAAAGGAAATGAATATGGATTAACTAATAAAGACATTTTAAAGCTCGATGATATTCCAGAAAAACTCAATATTATTGGCGGAGGAGTCATCGCAAGCGAAATAGCCAATATCTTCTCAACTCTGGGAAGTGAAGTCAACGTCATTGTAAGAAGCCAGTTTTTAAAGGAAATTGACGAGGACGCCAAAAGTTACATCTTAAAAAAGATTCTTAAAGACGTTAACGTGATTGAAAACACAGATATTGTTGAATGTGGAAAGAACAGTGTTGTTTTGGACAATGGAGAGTCTTTGGAAGGAGTGCCTTTCTTTGCAACAGGAAGGGTTCCGAATTCAGAGATTGCTGAAGGCTTTGTTGAGCTGAATCCAGACAAGACCATCAAAGTCAATGAATTCATGCAGACTTCCAGAGATAACATATACGCCGCCGGAGACGTTACCGGAGGCTGGCAATTAACACCCGTAGCAAGAATGGAGGGAATCTGCGCTGCAAGAAACATGGCCGGATACCTCAACAAGATAAGCTACGAGTCAGTTCCCCAAACGATAAGTCTGAACACTGAAGTGAGCTTTGTTGAAAACAAGAAAATCGGGGACGTTGAAAGCGAAACCATAGCGTTTCCGGGAATCGGAGGGCCTAACGCATTCTGGAAAATACTTACCGGAGAAACCGGATATACGAAAATCGAATTTGACAGCGAAAACAATAAAATCAAGAAAATCAACTCAATATCACCTTCATCAACAAGCGATATTGCATATTTATCCTATTTAATGAGAATGGACTATCCTCTGGATGACTATTCAAATTTCATTGAAGTGCATCCGTCTACGGATACCAACTATAAAATCATCAAGACTTTGTGGTTATGA
- a CDS encoding HypC/HybG/HupF family hydrogenase formation chaperone: MCIAAPAQIVKIDREANLLYADFGGARQEAKMDLLPDVELGDYVLIHAGYAIEKLSEEAAKESLEAWEELLEVLEEEDKEMEQARKEAGLDQ, from the coding sequence ATGTGTATTGCCGCACCGGCGCAAATTGTAAAAATAGACAGGGAAGCCAATTTGCTCTACGCCGACTTCGGCGGGGCAAGACAGGAGGCTAAAATGGATCTTCTTCCTGACGTGGAGCTTGGAGATTACGTTTTAATCCATGCTGGTTACGCTATCGAAAAGTTATCCGAGGAAGCCGCCAAGGAATCTTTGGAAGCTTGGGAAGAGCTTTTGGAAGTTCTTGAGGAAGAAGACAAAGAAATGGAACAGGCTAGAAAAGAAGCCGGTTTAGATCAATAG
- a CDS encoding amino acid-binding protein — MWEIIEEKFKKYPARIRVAEKMIELGLSVHENGKVYCGNLKISDKALATAAGVDRRAIKSTIKIIEEDPELFDLFNNIMPAGTLLKNIAKIVDLGVIEIEVGSDNEGILAATTDLISKKGINIRQAYAEDSQMQETPILTIITENPINGDLISEFLKIKGINRVSIY; from the coding sequence ATGTGGGAAATTATAGAGGAAAAATTCAAGAAATATCCGGCAAGGATACGTGTTGCGGAAAAAATGATTGAACTGGGATTATCCGTTCATGAAAACGGCAAAGTCTATTGTGGAAATTTAAAAATCAGCGATAAAGCACTTGCCACAGCGGCAGGCGTCGACAGGCGTGCAATAAAATCAACGATTAAAATCATTGAGGAAGACCCTGAATTATTTGACCTTTTCAACAACATAATGCCTGCGGGAACATTACTTAAAAACATTGCCAAAATCGTCGATTTGGGAGTTATAGAAATAGAAGTGGGGTCTGACAACGAGGGAATACTTGCTGCAACGACAGATTTGATTTCAAAAAAGGGAATTAACATAAGGCAGGCTTATGCCGAGGACAGTCAGATGCAGGAAACTCCAATCCTTACGATAATTACAGAAAATCCTATAAACGGTGATTTGATTAGTGAATTCTTAAAAATAAAAGGAATCAATAGAGTGTCAATCTATTGA
- a CDS encoding iron-sulfur cluster assembly protein, giving the protein MSEELVNSIRDAVAVINDPHMGISIVEMGIVQDISVDGDVANIVIKPTNPGCMSVTRIAADAKIQAEKVEGISKAVITVEGHIMADSINEMINR; this is encoded by the coding sequence ATGTCAGAAGAATTAGTCAATTCAATCAGAGACGCAGTTGCGGTAATTAACGACCCTCACATGGGTATCAGTATTGTTGAAATGGGAATTGTACAGGACATAAGCGTTGACGGCGACGTTGCAAACATTGTCATTAAGCCAACCAACCCTGGCTGTATGAGTGTTACCCGTATTGCTGCTGACGCTAAAATTCAAGCAGAAAAAGTTGAAGGAATATCCAAAGCCGTAATCACTGTCGAAGGACACATAATGGCAGATTCCATTAATGAAATGATCAACAGGTAA
- a CDS encoding DUF5591 domain-containing protein, which translates to MKVICSSEESLYRPEAVRWRERMEMMKPVGDSVVLLPCSMKKPYSDSKSHQAFRKLTRSFQELIVTSPFGICPRELENTFPIQSYDVSTTGSWSENEIKETGQLIKKYCEGKRVVAHLHGGYLESCEAYLDDFTLTCQNGKPTSPDSLYNLRMELKNHEKINRRDKVLNELRSIAVYQFGPKAKDFIPDNVKTKGRYHKKITVDGVQIALLNKDYGLYRLNLAGGEILRDLGINIVNIDFDLTTNTVFAPGIEKADHNIIPNDEVVVVRNGDVVGVGKAILTGREMELCSNGIGVKLKHRVK; encoded by the coding sequence ATGAAAGTGATATGTTCAAGTGAAGAATCTTTGTACAGGCCCGAAGCGGTCAGATGGAGAGAAAGGATGGAAATGATGAAGCCTGTTGGAGACAGCGTCGTTCTGCTTCCATGCAGCATGAAAAAACCTTATTCCGACTCCAAATCCCATCAAGCCTTCAGAAAGCTGACAAGATCATTTCAGGAGCTTATCGTAACTTCCCCCTTTGGAATATGTCCAAGGGAACTTGAAAATACCTTCCCGATACAATCCTATGACGTCAGCACGACCGGATCATGGTCTGAAAACGAAATTAAGGAAACCGGCCAGCTAATTAAGAAGTACTGCGAGGGAAAAAGGGTTGTTGCACATCTTCACGGAGGATATCTAGAGTCCTGTGAAGCCTACCTCGATGACTTTACGCTTACGTGCCAAAACGGCAAGCCGACATCTCCGGATTCACTTTACAACCTAAGGATGGAGCTTAAAAATCATGAAAAGATTAACAGAAGAGACAAGGTTTTAAATGAGCTCAGGTCAATTGCAGTTTATCAGTTCGGTCCAAAAGCGAAAGATTTCATTCCAGACAACGTGAAAACGAAAGGAAGATATCACAAAAAGATTACCGTTGACGGCGTTCAGATAGCTCTTTTAAATAAGGATTACGGCCTTTACCGATTGAATCTGGCCGGAGGAGAGATTTTAAGGGATTTAGGCATTAACATTGTCAATATCGATTTTGACCTCACAACAAACACCGTATTTGCGCCGGGAATAGAAAAGGCCGACCACAATATCATTCCTAATGACGAAGTCGTTGTTGTTCGAAACGGAGACGTTGTAGGCGTTGGAAAGGCAATTTTAACCGGTCGTGAAATGGAATTATGTAGCAACGGCATTGGTGTTAAGCTCAAGCATCGCGTAAAATAA
- a CDS encoding TIGR00295 family protein has protein sequence MEIEILKKEKTPENVIAHSIAVCKKASEIALNFPEADKDLIRKGALLHDIGRSKTHGISHAVEGRKIAQQYGYGEDVLNIIERHIGAGITKDEAKKLGLPEKSYVPETLEEKIVAHADNLISGTKEVDVDYVIKKWRSRMDEPEDNIKRLIVMDNELIKAFEDD, from the coding sequence ATGGAAATTGAAATTCTTAAAAAAGAAAAAACCCCTGAAAACGTGATTGCCCACTCAATAGCGGTTTGCAAAAAGGCATCAGAGATTGCCCTGAATTTTCCTGAAGCTGATAAGGATTTGATTAGAAAGGGTGCTCTCCTGCATGATATCGGAAGGTCTAAAACCCACGGGATTTCCCATGCCGTTGAAGGGCGAAAGATTGCCCAGCAATACGGATACGGCGAGGACGTTTTAAATATCATTGAAAGGCATATAGGCGCCGGAATCACAAAAGATGAGGCTAAAAAGTTAGGTCTTCCTGAAAAATCATATGTTCCTGAGACCTTGGAGGAAAAAATCGTCGCCCATGCCGACAATCTCATCAGCGGAACGAAAGAGGTTGACGTTGACTACGTGATTAAGAAATGGCGCTCCAGAATGGATGAGCCTGAAGACAACATTAAACGACTTATTGTAATGGATAATGAATTGATTAAAGCTTTTGAGGATGATTAG
- a CDS encoding transcription factor, with the protein MINNPIVNDFLVQIVAPEDLKNIKAIIQALIDGIETDEAIHEKTDIKLNTVRKLLYKLHDASIATYKRNKDPETQWFTYTWKFDKEEYVKEVTDFYTERLKEREDLLDNLENNLYFVCCMEPEHFKGDYTESSEYEFYCPVCDYELEPYDAKKEKSLLKRRITIDKKNFKKFEDSIQE; encoded by the coding sequence ATGATAAACAATCCAATAGTTAACGATTTTCTAGTACAAATTGTAGCACCGGAAGACTTGAAAAATATTAAAGCCATCATCCAAGCATTAATTGACGGGATTGAAACCGATGAGGCAATCCACGAAAAAACGGACATCAAATTAAATACCGTCAGAAAACTTTTATACAAGCTTCATGACGCTTCAATAGCTACATACAAAAGAAACAAAGACCCTGAAACTCAATGGTTCACATACACATGGAAATTCGACAAGGAAGAATATGTAAAAGAAGTCACTGATTTTTATACTGAAAGATTAAAGGAAAGAGAAGACTTGCTTGACAATTTGGAGAACAATTTGTACTTCGTTTGCTGTATGGAACCTGAACATTTTAAGGGAGATTACACCGAATCTTCCGAATACGAATTCTACTGTCCGGTTTGCGACTATGAACTGGAACCCTATGATGCCAAAAAGGAAAAAAGCCTATTGAAAAGAAGAATAACTATCGACAAAAAGAATTTCAAGAAATTTGAAGATTCAATTCAAGAATAA
- a CDS encoding coenzyme F420-0:L-glutamate ligase produces the protein MIDDNIKHVINGDYIVIPIETGYIKPNEDLSSIINPARELMEDGDYLVIAETPIAISQGRLVDESEYTPSLTAKFLTVVWSKYLWGYVFGPLLKIKKRTINNLRKLPEETKAHKEVVLQLYGLKHALKPASEAGIDLSNAPGTCVSLLPDNPEKVAKEIKAQIGKEVCVMIIDTDATYMKNGKYFTGLPIAINGIEADRGFFGYVKGQLSENMGSTPLGCSEEISVEKGLEIANIAEDYQKSLSSEMKTIHDVKKVLGTSEKEVTVEDLDSITHTPAVIIRKK, from the coding sequence ATGATTGATGATAATATAAAGCATGTGATTAACGGGGACTACATTGTTATTCCGATTGAAACGGGATACATTAAGCCGAATGAGGATTTAAGCTCGATTATTAATCCCGCACGGGAACTGATGGAAGACGGAGACTATCTGGTCATTGCAGAAACTCCAATTGCCATATCCCAGGGACGTCTGGTGGACGAATCCGAGTATACGCCTTCATTAACCGCCAAATTCCTGACGGTAGTGTGGAGCAAGTACCTCTGGGGCTACGTGTTCGGACCCCTTTTGAAAATCAAAAAAAGAACCATCAATAACTTGAGAAAATTACCCGAAGAGACTAAAGCCCATAAAGAAGTGGTTCTGCAGCTATACGGCTTAAAGCATGCATTAAAGCCGGCTTCCGAAGCAGGAATTGATTTAAGTAACGCTCCAGGAACATGCGTTTCCCTTCTTCCAGACAATCCCGAAAAAGTGGCAAAGGAAATTAAAGCTCAAATCGGAAAGGAAGTCTGCGTGATGATTATCGATACCGACGCCACATACATGAAAAACGGCAAGTACTTTACAGGTTTGCCGATAGCCATTAACGGAATCGAAGCCGACAGAGGATTTTTCGGATACGTTAAAGGCCAGTTAAGCGAGAACATGGGTTCAACGCCCCTAGGCTGCAGCGAAGAAATCAGCGTCGAAAAGGGTCTTGAAATAGCCAACATTGCCGAGGATTATCAGAAATCCCTCTCCAGTGAAATGAAAACCATACACGACGTTAAAAAGGTTTTAGGTACCTCCGAAAAGGAAGTTACTGTTGAAGATCTGGACAGCATAACCCATACCCCAGCCGTCATCATAAGGAAAAAGTAA
- a CDS encoding pyruvate kinase alpha/beta domain-containing protein, whose amino-acid sequence MMKITYFEKEGEDYTDELVAAVKERLDESDEIDTIVIASATGKSALKLYDAVEGDAEIINVTHHSGFKEENTLDITDEMLETLEEKGISTLIGCHAFSGANRGVTNKYGGFAPLDIVSDTLRMISHGVKVACEISIMAADAGLISVGEEIIAIGGRGSGVDTAVILTPVNAKDLFNLKIHEIIAMPRD is encoded by the coding sequence ATGATGAAAATAACGTATTTTGAAAAAGAAGGTGAAGATTACACTGATGAACTTGTAGCTGCTGTAAAGGAAAGACTGGACGAATCCGATGAAATAGATACCATTGTAATAGCTTCTGCAACCGGAAAATCTGCATTGAAACTCTATGATGCCGTTGAAGGCGACGCTGAAATAATCAATGTTACCCACCATTCCGGATTTAAGGAAGAAAACACCCTTGATATCACCGATGAAATGCTGGAAACTCTTGAAGAGAAAGGAATTTCAACATTAATCGGATGCCATGCTTTCAGCGGAGCAAACCGTGGAGTAACCAATAAATACGGAGGTTTCGCTCCTTTAGATATTGTTTCAGACACTCTTCGTATGATTTCTCATGGAGTTAAAGTGGCCTGTGAAATTTCAATCATGGCTGCTGATGCCGGTTTAATCTCCGTTGGCGAAGAAATCATAGCAATTGGTGGAAGAGGCTCAGGCGTGGACACTGCAGTCATATTGACTCCGGTCAATGCCAAGGATTTATTCAATCTGAAAATCCATGAGATTATTGCAATGCCTAGAGATTAA
- the ftsZ gene encoding cell division protein FtsZ, which yields MKFIDDAIKESEERMEKVDSKKTIPSTADDDLLPFIQKTNIFVVGAGGAGNNTISRLSEIGIEGAATITVNTDAQDLYYSQSDKKILLGRKTSGGLGAGGDPAIGEECAEETEDEIREALEGADMVFVTCGLGGGTGTGSAPIVAKIAKKLGALTVAVVTMPFSAEGIRRRNNADEGFEKLKEAADTVIVIPNDKLLEVAPNLPLTKAFLVSDEILGRAVKGITELITKPGIVSLDFADIKSIMEGSGMAMIGMGESDSGDRALESVHEALSSPLLDIDISNATGALINISSGEDLTLHESEKIVQVVADKLDPEANIIWGAQLDPALQSTVRTTIVVSGIESGDGSSSSVDFEDDSEVSTDEAKSTNDQLDDFIDGIF from the coding sequence GTGAAATTTATAGATGATGCAATTAAAGAATCTGAAGAAAGAATGGAAAAGGTAGATTCCAAAAAAACTATTCCGTCCACAGCAGACGATGATCTTTTACCATTTATCCAAAAAACTAATATTTTTGTTGTTGGAGCCGGTGGTGCTGGAAACAACACTATTTCAAGATTATCAGAAATCGGTATTGAAGGTGCAGCAACTATTACTGTAAATACTGATGCACAAGACTTGTATTACAGTCAATCCGATAAAAAAATTCTTTTAGGTAGAAAAACTTCCGGTGGATTAGGTGCAGGTGGAGATCCAGCTATCGGTGAAGAATGTGCTGAAGAAACCGAAGATGAAATAAGAGAAGCTCTCGAAGGCGCAGACATGGTATTCGTTACCTGCGGTCTTGGTGGAGGAACCGGTACAGGTTCAGCTCCTATCGTAGCTAAAATCGCTAAAAAATTAGGCGCCTTAACCGTAGCTGTTGTTACCATGCCGTTCTCAGCTGAAGGTATTAGAAGAAGAAACAATGCTGATGAAGGTTTTGAAAAGCTTAAAGAAGCAGCCGACACTGTTATCGTCATTCCAAATGATAAATTGCTGGAAGTAGCTCCAAACCTTCCATTGACTAAAGCATTTTTAGTTTCCGATGAAATTTTAGGCAGAGCGGTTAAAGGAATCACCGAATTGATTACAAAACCTGGTATTGTCAGTTTGGACTTTGCTGATATTAAGAGTATCATGGAAGGCTCCGGAATGGCAATGATTGGTATGGGTGAATCCGACTCCGGAGACAGAGCATTGGAATCAGTGCATGAAGCTTTAAGCAGTCCTTTACTTGACATTGATATTTCAAACGCTACCGGTGCTTTAATTAACATTTCAAGTGGAGAAGACTTGACATTGCACGAATCCGAAAAAATCGTGCAGGTTGTTGCTGACAAACTTGACCCTGAAGCAAACATCATTTGGGGTGCTCAACTTGATCCTGCATTGCAAAGCACTGTCAGAACGACTATTGTTGTTTCAGGTATTGAATCCGGTGACGGAAGCTCTTCTTCTGTTGATTTTGAGGATGATAGCGAGGTATCAACCGATGAAGCAAAAAGCACCAACGATCAGTTAGATGATTTTATTGATGGAATTTTCTAA
- a CDS encoding protein translocase SEC61 complex subunit gamma translates to MDIKERFDKFVKDSKRVLKVARKPDKAEYLDLVKITALGILVIGAVGFVIVLIGNLVGL, encoded by the coding sequence ATGGATATAAAAGAACGTTTTGATAAATTTGTTAAAGACAGTAAAAGGGTATTAAAAGTAGCAAGAAAACCAGATAAGGCAGAATATCTAGATTTAGTTAAAATTACCGCTCTCGGTATTCTAGTTATCGGTGCTGTCGGTTTTGTTATAGTTTTAATTGGTAATTTAGTAGGTTTATAA
- a CDS encoding transcription elongation factor Spt5 yields the protein MEDTNSSIYALKTSVGQERNVARLLARKAKMPGVGILSILVPESLKGYILVESVTKIDLRNPNLKVQHLRGVVEGKGGITFDEAKRFLKPEPIISSIQKGSIVELISGPFKGERAKVVRIDESREEVVLELIEAAVPIPVTVKADQIRIIQKEAD from the coding sequence ATGGAAGATACTAATAGTTCCATATATGCTCTTAAAACATCCGTAGGTCAAGAAAGAAACGTAGCTAGACTTTTAGCACGCAAAGCTAAAATGCCTGGTGTTGGCATTTTATCAATTCTTGTTCCTGAATCTTTAAAAGGGTATATCTTAGTTGAATCTGTAACAAAAATAGATTTAAGAAATCCTAATTTGAAAGTACAGCATTTAAGAGGTGTTGTCGAAGGAAAAGGTGGTATAACCTTTGATGAAGCTAAAAGATTCTTAAAGCCAGAACCTATTATTTCCTCAATTCAAAAGGGAAGTATTGTTGAACTCATTTCTGGTCCTTTCAAGGGTGAAAGAGCTAAAGTGGTTCGTATTGATGAATCACGTGAAGAAGTTGTTCTTGAGTTAATAGAAGCAGCAGTTCCAATTCCGGTAACTGTTAAAGCTGATCAAATAAGAATAATTCAAAAGGAGGCTGACTGA
- a CDS encoding 50S ribosomal protein L11 — MAKDTVEVLIEGGSATPGPPLGPALGPFGINMMQVVDEINKKSADFAGMKVPIKVTIDRDTKDFEIEIGTPPTTALIMQELGIEKASHEPGLDIVNDLPIETALKIARMKYDSLLSNDYKAATKEVMGTCVSMGISVDGKDPREAQKDVDAGVYDDILVE, encoded by the coding sequence ATGGCTAAAGATACAGTCGAAGTTCTTATCGAAGGTGGAAGCGCTACTCCGGGACCTCCATTGGGCCCAGCTTTAGGACCTTTCGGTATTAACATGATGCAGGTAGTTGATGAAATTAACAAAAAAAGTGCTGACTTTGCAGGAATGAAAGTGCCTATCAAAGTCACCATTGATAGAGATACCAAAGATTTCGAAATTGAAATCGGTACTCCGCCAACTACAGCTTTAATCATGCAAGAATTAGGCATCGAAAAGGCTTCTCACGAACCGGGTTTAGACATTGTCAATGACTTACCTATCGAAACTGCATTGAAAATCGCTAGAATGAAGTACGATTCATTACTTTCTAACGATTACAAGGCTGCAACCAAAGAGGTTATGGGAACCTGTGTAAGTATGGGAATTTCCGTAGACGGCAAAGACCCAAGAGAAGCACAAAAAGACGTCGATGCCGGCGTATATGATGATATCTTAGTAGAATAG
- a CDS encoding 50S ribosomal protein L1: protein MTQDIVNAVKEAKEQSKPRNFTESVDIIINIRDLDVKRPENRFNEEVTLPKGRGKEVKIGVIADGELIVQAKDAGLDLVINKNDLEELGKDRKAAKKMANSVDFFIAQADMMPLVGRFLGPVLGPRNKMPKPVPASIKLDPLLERLQSTVKVGVKQQPLIQIVVGSQDMSEDDIAENVETVLTVLDRNLEKGRSQIKSMFIKTTMGPSVRVI, encoded by the coding sequence ATGACACAAGATATAGTTAATGCGGTGAAGGAGGCTAAAGAACAATCTAAGCCGAGAAACTTCACTGAGTCCGTAGATATTATTATTAATATCCGTGACTTAGATGTCAAAAGGCCAGAAAATAGGTTTAATGAGGAAGTTACTCTTCCTAAAGGCCGTGGCAAAGAGGTAAAAATCGGAGTCATAGCTGATGGGGAACTTATTGTTCAAGCTAAAGATGCAGGCCTCGATCTTGTAATCAACAAAAACGATTTAGAAGAGTTAGGAAAAGATAGAAAAGCTGCCAAAAAAATGGCAAACTCTGTCGATTTCTTCATAGCTCAAGCTGATATGATGCCACTCGTTGGTAGGTTCCTTGGTCCGGTTCTCGGTCCTCGTAACAAAATGCCAAAACCAGTTCCGGCAAGTATCAAACTTGACCCTCTTTTAGAAAGATTACAAAGTACTGTCAAAGTTGGCGTAAAACAACAGCCACTCATTCAAATTGTTGTTGGAAGCCAGGACATGTCCGAGGATGATATAGCTGAAAATGTGGAAACTGTTCTTACAGTCTTAGACCGCAATTTAGAAAAAGGAAGAAGTCAAATAAAATCCATGTTTATTAAAACAACTATGGGTCCAAGCGTGAGGGTGATCTAA